The Parvularculales bacterium DNA segment GGAAACCCGGCAAGAAGGTTGCCAGAGCAATGAGAGCGTAGAGAAAACAAAACAAGGGAGAGGTTAGGTGGTCATGTCCTCGTGCTAGAAATTTATTTTTTTGTTGGTTTTCGTAGAGATTATTTGCGTTAAGAAACAGCAGCTCCTGAATGAAACGTTCACGGGAGTTGTAATTGACGTCGTTGTTTTCTTCTATCAGGTTGGAGATATCAATACTATATTGGTCAAAGTTGATGGTGTTGGCGGGTGGTACACCACTCTTTGTGGGGCTGTATTGTACAGAGCCGTTGTGCATAATCAGGAAGGATCTTTCGCCATCAATAGATAAAGTGCCGGATTGTGCAATATAGGTGAGGCGTTCGTCAGGATTTCTCTCATCCTGAAATAGGATATTGTTAATGACACCGTTTGGGTTTTTGTGTTGGGCATAAATGGTAATGCCTATGGTAGGGTTCATAAATTGACCTGCGCGAACGAGAGAAAAAACAAGTTCGCTACGTGCTTCCATCATTACATCCCGATTGTGGCGCATGGAGGCCGGACTAACGTAGATATTAATCAACAAGGTTAGGATGGCGATAAGACCGGCAAAAGTAATAACGGGGCGGATGAACCCCCAGTAATTAACGCCAGTTGCTAGCATGATAATGAGTTCTCTGTCGGTTCTTAGGCGGTACAGCACATAAAGTGAGGCACACAGTAGGGCCGCTGGCAGGATAAGAGTCATAATGTAGGGCAGGTAAAACAGGGCGAGTTCAAAAAAGACACTAATACCCTGATTGTATTTGATAGAGATTTCTAAAAACTTTAGGGTTTGGGTAAGCCAAGTAACGCTGGCTAAAATGAGTGTCAGAAAGCCAAAAGAGATCATTAGTTGTCGGATAATGTAGCGGTCGAGGATTGTCATTGGTCTTAATATCCCCCTTATTGTGGATGGGTTATTTTCTATTATAATTGTTGTAGTTTTGGTTTCTTATCCCCACGCCTTTTTAAGGATTCGCCGAAAGAGCCTTGATTTTTGATAGTAGCATAGGAGTAAAATTATGGAAATTTCCTTTACCTCACTGAAAATACCCACTAAAGGTATAGTGGCGTTGATTGTTGCTGAGGGAACTCGGCTGGGCTCTTTTGGCCGAAAGGTTGATGCGGCAACCGGAGGAGCAGTGAGTCGTGCTCTGAATGCCTCTCATTTTAAGGGAAAATCTAGCGAAACTGTGGACGTATTAGGCGCGTCAGGGGGTATAGGGCGTGTTGTGGTGATGGGGTTGAGTAGGCCATCGGTAGGGGAGAGAGAGTTAGAGAATTTGGGGGGAAAACTGGTTGGGCGGGTGGAAAATAGTGGTGAGACAAAATTGAATATTGCTGTTGAGCCCGTTCATGGATGTCAGGTATCAGCTTCGCGAATGGCTGCCTGCATTGCTTTGGGCGCGCGCTTGCGGGCGTATCGCTTTAATAAATATAAAAGCAAGAAAAAAGGAAAAGACAGATCGCTATGCCTTGAGCATGTCTGTTTGATGACGCAATCTGTTGTGGGGGCCAGCAGGGCTTATGAAGCCTCTGAAGCTCTAACGGAAGGTATCTATTTGGCGCGAGATTTGGTGAATGAACCACCCAATGTACTTTGTCCAGAAGAGTTTGCTGCACGTGCCCTTGAACTGCGCTCTGTAGGGGTGAAGGTTGAAGTTTTAAATGAAGAAAAAATGAAAAAACTTGGCATGAATGCCCTGTTAGGTGTGGGACAAGGGAGTATCAGAGAGAGCAAACTGGTGGTCATGCAGTGGAAGGGAGCGCGTCAGAAAACATCACAGCCAATAGCCTTTGTCGGTAAGGGAGTTTGTTTTGATACGGGCGGCATTTCTTTGAAACCTCCTGTAGGCATGGAAGATATGAAGGGTGATATGGGAGGGGCTGCGTGTGTAACAGGCCTTATTCATGCACTGGCTAGGCGTCGGGCGAAAGTTAATGCGGTTGTGATTGTTGGTCTTGTGGAAAATATGCCCGGTGGCAACGCTCAGCGACCCGGAGATATTGTGACGTCTATGTCTGGCAAGACCATTGAGATTTTGAATACGGATGCCGAAGGGCGCTTGGTTTTGGCGGATGCTCTGTGGTACGCTCAGCAACGGTTCAAACCTAAAATAGTTATTGATTTGGCGACCTTAACTGGTGCGATCATGGTGGCACTGGGGCAAGAATATGCGGGATTGTTTTCAAATAATGATCGGTTGTCGGAGCGCCTTATAACAGCAGGAGAGACAGTGAACGAAAAAGTATGGCGTATGCCCTTGCATGACTCTTATGATAAGATGCTTAAGTCTTCGTTTGCGGATGTAAAGAATATTGGAGGCCGCTATGCAGGATCCATCACAGCTGCACAATTTCTCCAGCGATTTATTGATAAAACACCATGGGCGCATCTTGATATTGCGGGAACGGCTATGGCGTGTCCATCTTCTGACATTAACCACTCGTGGGGCAGTGGCTATGGCGTGAGGTTGCTTAATCAGTTAGTAGTCAGGCACTACGAAAAATAATCTTTGAAAAGGCTAGGATATACAGTGGCAGAACTCTTGTTTTATCAGCTAACGATCAAACCTCTGGAACGGGCTTTGCCGGAATTGCTAGAGCGCTCTTTGGAGCGGGGATGGCGGTGTGTGGTGCGCACCGGATCAGCAGAACGCGTGAAAGATTTGGATACTCTGTTGTGGACGTGGCGGGATGATAGTTTCTTGCCTCATGGGTCACGGGGCTCAAGCGAAGGAGATCAACAACCAATATGGATTACAGATAACGAAGTTGATAACCCTAATGAAGCGCAGGCATTGTTTCTTGTTGACGGGATGCGGGTGAGTCAGGTCAATGGTTATGAGCGGTGTGCGGTTTTGTTTGATGGTTGCAATGAAACAATGGTAGTGGGCGCACGGGAGGATTGGCGCACTGCCCGGGAGGGAAAACAGAAGACAGTTTATTGGCTTCAAAATGAGGCCGGTCGCTGGGAGAAGGGAAGCCAATAATTAAGGATGCTAGATGCTACTGTGCTGGACAAGGGAGTTTTTCAGCCGTAAGCTAGAAATGGTTATGTAGGAGAGGTGTATGGTGCTGGTGTGATCCATGCCAGAGAGAATATAAAACCCATAAGGGCTTTATGGCATGACAGCCTTGGATAAAGGCTTCAACTTGCGACCGTAATGGTGACGTTCTATAACCAATAACCTTGATTTTACTTAAAGAAGGTGTTTATACCATGTCCTTTGAAAGGACCTTTTCCATCATCAAGCCTGATGCGACTCGTCGCAATCTCACCGGTGCTATTGTTGATCGTCTGGAAAAAGCGGGGTTGCGGGTAGTCGCTCAAAAGCGCATCCGGATGACTACGGCACAAGCAGAGAATTTTTACGGTGTTCACAAGGATAGGCCGTTTTTTGACGGGTTGGTGTCTTTTATAACGTCTGGTCCAGTGGTGGTTCAGGTATTGGAGGGGGAGGATGCTATTGCCCTCAACAGAAAAGTGATGGGGGCGACAAATCCGGTAGATGCAAAGATCGGTACCATTCGCGCTGACTTTGCGGAGTCCATTGAAGCCAATTCAGTGCATGGATCTGATGGTGTAGATACAGCCCGCGAGGAAATTGCATTCTTCTTCAGAGAAGATGAAATTGTTGGATGATTATTGTGGTACTGTCAGGAATGTAGGTGGCAGTGTTACATCGTGTAACTGAACGCGCCCATCAATAACAGGAGCACGACCTTCTATGACCAGCTTTAGAGCTAGGGGATAGATTTTATGCTCGGCCTTAAGAACACGGGCGGCAAGGCTATCTGAGGTATCATCTGGGCTTACGGGTACGGCGGCTTGGGCGATGATGGGGCCTGCATCCATTTCGGTGCGTACATAATGCACTGTGCATCCGGTTAGGCAAACACCTGTCTTTAATACTCGCTCATGGACATGAAGTCCCCGAAAAGAAGGTAACAAGGAGGGATGAATATTGAGATGGCGGTCATGCCAGCGATTAACAAAAGAGGTGGTCAATAAGCGCATAAAACCCGCGTTGCACAAAATTTCCACACCAGCGTCTTCTAGAGTTGTGGTGAGAGCCTCTTCAAAAGATTCGCGGCTTACGTAGCCCTTGTGGTCAATGACCTGAGTGGTTAAGCCATGGGTTTTTGCCCATTCAAGCCCAGAGGCATCGGGTCGGTCTGAAACCACAAGGGCAATCTTGGCAGGGTAGGTGGAGTCAAAAGTGGCTTTGGCAAGGGCTGCCATGTTAGAGCCACGTCCGGAAATCAAGATACCTGTGGGGATGTGCTTCTGCTGGCCTGTCATGGGGCGCTTCCGGGGGAGCCAGTAATAATGACAGGAGCCTCTTCTGGCATTCGGGAAACAAAAGTTCCAATGGTCCAGACGGTTTCACCAAAACTTTCAAAGTGGTTTTTTAGGGTGTCTTCTTGGCTGGCGGGTACAACCACCACCATGCCGAGGCCGCAGTTAAATGTATGGGCCATTTCCATGTCTGGCAGGCCGCCTAAATCAGACAACCAGCGAAAAATCGGAGGCAGAGGCCATGTTGTGCCATCAACATGAGCCTGAATGGTGTCTGGCAGAAAACGAGCAATATTATCTATCAACCCGCCACCGGTGATATGAGCCATGGCCTTGATACCCTTGAACATAGAAGCGTCTTTATGCTGCAGGGCCGCCAGTAGAGAGCGGACGTAAATACGGGTAGGGGTTAGTAGACATTCTCCAATATTTTGAGAAGGGTCTAAAGGAAAAGGATCATCATACCTATAAGCGTTATCTTCAATTAACTGGTGCACTAGCGAAAAACCGTTGGCGTGAACACCGGAAGAGGCCAACCCTAGCAGGATATCTCCCTCGGCAATATCATCACGGGGCAACACGGCTTCTCGCTCTACAACACCAAGAGCAAAGCCCGCCAAATCATAGTCACCAGATTGATAATGCCCGGGCATTTCGGCGGTCTCTCCACCAATCAAAGCACATCCGGCCTCGCGGCATCCCACGGCAATACCTTCAATTATTTGTGTGGCTTGCTTGATATCAAGGTGGGCGGTTGCAAAATAATCCAAAAAACAAAGAGGCTCGGCACCTTGTACAATCAAATCATTGACACACATGGCAACCAAATCAACGCCGATGGTATTATTTTGCCCGGTAGCGGTTGCGAGTTTGAGTTTTGTCCCCACGCCATCGGTTGCAAGTACCAGAATTGGATCGCAATACTCAAGAGAGGCCATATCAAACAGGCCCCCAAATCCTCCAAGAGAGGCACTGGTTCCGGCACGAGCCGTTGAGGCTGCCAATGGAGCTATGGCACGTATCAGGGCATGGCCTGCGTCAATATCCACCCCAGCCTTCTGGTAACTATAGCTATTGGTGAGGCGGCTTTGACCTTTTTTAGTAGAACTCATAATGATTTCTGCATATTCTTGATTTGTCTTCCAACAAGACTTTCAGGGGGAGCAAATACGCATACCTCTCTTAGAGGTATTATCATGCTAGGCGGACAATGTGTGGTTTTCGGTAGCGCCTTATGTTAGCGTCAAGCGTGATGTACTCCTTCTATACCGAAGTACGTTGGGAATCCATAGAGTTGGCAAAAATAAACATGAAGGATACTCAAAAAAAACCAAAGTTACTGCATTCTCTGTATTTTGGCATTCATTTTGTGGCCATTCTCATCTTAGCTCCGGTTTGGGCACCAGATGTGCAGGCGCAGGATATCTTTACGGTTCAGGGAATTCGTATGGATAAAACAGCGGCTTCTGCTAGAGAAGCACGGGCGATAGCTCTCAAGGAG contains these protein-coding regions:
- the purM gene encoding phosphoribosylformylglycinamidine cyclo-ligase, with product MSSTKKGQSRLTNSYSYQKAGVDIDAGHALIRAIAPLAASTARAGTSASLGGFGGLFDMASLEYCDPILVLATDGVGTKLKLATATGQNNTIGVDLVAMCVNDLIVQGAEPLCFLDYFATAHLDIKQATQIIEGIAVGCREAGCALIGGETAEMPGHYQSGDYDLAGFALGVVEREAVLPRDDIAEGDILLGLASSGVHANGFSLVHQLIEDNAYRYDDPFPLDPSQNIGECLLTPTRIYVRSLLAALQHKDASMFKGIKAMAHITGGGLIDNIARFLPDTIQAHVDGTTWPLPPIFRWLSDLGGLPDMEMAHTFNCGLGMVVVVPASQEDTLKNHFESFGETVWTIGTFVSRMPEEAPVIITGSPGSAP
- a CDS encoding leucyl aminopeptidase — translated: MEISFTSLKIPTKGIVALIVAEGTRLGSFGRKVDAATGGAVSRALNASHFKGKSSETVDVLGASGGIGRVVVMGLSRPSVGERELENLGGKLVGRVENSGETKLNIAVEPVHGCQVSASRMAACIALGARLRAYRFNKYKSKKKGKDRSLCLEHVCLMTQSVVGASRAYEASEALTEGIYLARDLVNEPPNVLCPEEFAARALELRSVGVKVEVLNEEKMKKLGMNALLGVGQGSIRESKLVVMQWKGARQKTSQPIAFVGKGVCFDTGGISLKPPVGMEDMKGDMGGAACVTGLIHALARRRAKVNAVVIVGLVENMPGGNAQRPGDIVTSMSGKTIEILNTDAEGRLVLADALWYAQQRFKPKIVIDLATLTGAIMVALGQEYAGLFSNNDRLSERLITAGETVNEKVWRMPLHDSYDKMLKSSFADVKNIGGRYAGSITAAQFLQRFIDKTPWAHLDIAGTAMACPSSDINHSWGSGYGVRLLNQLVVRHYEK
- a CDS encoding LptF/LptG family permease produces the protein MTILDRYIIRQLMISFGFLTLILASVTWLTQTLKFLEISIKYNQGISVFFELALFYLPYIMTLILPAALLCASLYVLYRLRTDRELIIMLATGVNYWGFIRPVITFAGLIAILTLLINIYVSPASMRHNRDVMMEARSELVFSLVRAGQFMNPTIGITIYAQHKNPNGVINNILFQDERNPDERLTYIAQSGTLSIDGERSFLIMHNGSVQYSPTKSGVPPANTINFDQYSIDISNLIEENNDVNYNSRERFIQELLFLNANNLYENQQKNKFLARGHDHLTSPLFCFLYALIALATFLPGFHSRQENYTLRIAIGVSIAVVLRIAQLGLVSLSTRYPALLFTLYMLPLSACFITVLIIFAGGPSRLLSHLIQKITPPQEQGT
- a CDS encoding DNA polymerase III subunit chi, producing the protein MAELLFYQLTIKPLERALPELLERSLERGWRCVVRTGSAERVKDLDTLLWTWRDDSFLPHGSRGSSEGDQQPIWITDNEVDNPNEAQALFLVDGMRVSQVNGYERCAVLFDGCNETMVVGAREDWRTAREGKQKTVYWLQNEAGRWEKGSQ
- the purN gene encoding phosphoribosylglycinamide formyltransferase, which produces MTGQQKHIPTGILISGRGSNMAALAKATFDSTYPAKIALVVSDRPDASGLEWAKTHGLTTQVIDHKGYVSRESFEEALTTTLEDAGVEILCNAGFMRLLTTSFVNRWHDRHLNIHPSLLPSFRGLHVHERVLKTGVCLTGCTVHYVRTEMDAGPIIAQAAVPVSPDDTSDSLAARVLKAEHKIYPLALKLVIEGRAPVIDGRVQLHDVTLPPTFLTVPQ
- the ndk gene encoding nucleoside-diphosphate kinase; the protein is MSFERTFSIIKPDATRRNLTGAIVDRLEKAGLRVVAQKRIRMTTAQAENFYGVHKDRPFFDGLVSFITSGPVVVQVLEGEDAIALNRKVMGATNPVDAKIGTIRADFAESIEANSVHGSDGVDTAREEIAFFFREDEIVG